A region from the Serinibacter arcticus genome encodes:
- a CDS encoding phytoene/squalene synthase family protein, producing MTSTPQAGGPDSGVSVGADLGALHRYTEAAQQSAARVIAVYSTSFGLATRLLAPRCRTSIASIYALVRVADEVVDGVGAAAGLTPEEQLASLRELEAEVERAVASGFSTNLVVHAYAVAARESGIDASLTRPFFASMEMDLAPRDLDPEEQATYVYGSAEVVGLMCLRVFLTGRTPHPDELEVMTAGARALGAAFQNVNFLRDLAADTALGRGYLPTDGAPTAHDGPFDEAAKRAWVEKVAADVRAAKRGIALLPGDCRVGVAVACGLFEELNRRIAATPAAELARRRISVPAPVKARIVASTLMKEAPWRG from the coding sequence GTGACCTCCACCCCGCAGGCCGGGGGACCCGACTCGGGGGTCTCCGTCGGCGCCGACCTCGGCGCGCTGCACCGCTACACCGAGGCGGCCCAGCAGTCGGCCGCGCGCGTGATCGCCGTCTACTCGACGTCGTTCGGCCTCGCCACGCGCCTGCTGGCCCCACGCTGCCGGACCTCCATCGCCTCGATCTACGCCCTGGTGCGGGTCGCGGACGAGGTGGTCGACGGCGTCGGCGCCGCCGCGGGCCTCACGCCCGAGGAGCAGCTCGCGTCGTTGCGCGAGCTCGAGGCCGAGGTGGAGCGCGCCGTCGCCAGCGGGTTCAGCACCAACCTCGTGGTCCACGCCTACGCCGTCGCGGCGCGCGAGAGCGGCATCGACGCGAGCCTCACCCGCCCGTTCTTCGCCTCCATGGAGATGGATCTTGCCCCGCGCGACCTCGACCCGGAGGAGCAGGCGACGTACGTCTACGGCTCGGCCGAGGTCGTCGGACTCATGTGCCTGCGGGTCTTCCTCACCGGACGCACCCCGCACCCGGACGAGCTCGAGGTGATGACGGCGGGCGCCCGTGCGCTGGGTGCCGCGTTCCAGAACGTCAACTTCCTGCGTGATCTCGCCGCGGACACCGCGCTCGGCCGGGGCTACCTGCCCACCGACGGGGCGCCCACGGCGCACGACGGCCCGTTCGACGAGGCCGCCAAACGCGCCTGGGTCGAGAAGGTGGCCGCCGACGTGCGGGCCGCCAAGCGCGGCATCGCCCTGCTGCCCGGCGACTGCCGGGTCGGTGTCGCGGTGGCGTGCGGGCTCTTCGAGGAGCTCAACCGACGCATCGCCGCCACCCCGGCGGCGGAGCTCGCGCGGCGACGGATCTCCGTCCCCGCCCCCGTCAAGGCCCGCATCGTGGCCTCGACACTGATGAAGGAGGCGCCGTGGCGCGGGTAG
- a CDS encoding polyprenyl synthetase family protein translates to MPEALRVASPRIAEFVDGEGVADVRRRLSEITTTQGAQAAGYSPELGRVWDVLRESLSEGKLVRPAILLAVADAVEAHEPWQREAAIELAVAVEMLHHAFLLHDDVIDHDTVRRGRPNLIARIGPELAARGATAQQQQAVGEAAGILAGDLVLSQAHERLARLDVPHATRLRLLDVLQETLQHSVAGELADVGYAARSQRLDRASAAGRPTLDDVLAMSQSKTGAYTVRLPMLWALLVAGVEPPAELEDFCQALGLAFQLQDDLLGLFGDPALVGKDPVSDLREGKFTAVMAYASLSEQWAEIEPDLGREDLGLDDGVRILALLEASGARTAVERDLADALARAHGLAADSGRLAGVLDAIVLALTERRS, encoded by the coding sequence ATGCCAGAAGCACTGCGCGTCGCATCACCACGCATCGCCGAGTTCGTCGACGGCGAGGGCGTCGCCGACGTGCGCCGTCGCCTCTCGGAGATCACGACGACGCAGGGTGCGCAGGCTGCCGGCTACAGCCCCGAGCTGGGTCGGGTCTGGGACGTGCTGCGCGAGAGCCTCAGCGAGGGCAAGCTCGTGCGCCCCGCGATCCTGCTCGCCGTCGCCGACGCGGTCGAGGCGCACGAACCCTGGCAGCGCGAGGCGGCGATCGAGCTGGCCGTCGCCGTCGAGATGCTGCACCACGCCTTCCTCCTGCACGACGACGTCATCGACCACGACACCGTGCGCCGCGGGCGGCCGAACCTCATCGCCCGCATCGGTCCGGAGCTCGCCGCGCGGGGCGCGACCGCCCAGCAGCAGCAGGCCGTCGGCGAGGCCGCCGGCATCCTCGCGGGCGACCTCGTGCTCTCCCAGGCGCACGAGCGCCTCGCCCGCCTCGACGTGCCGCACGCCACGCGCCTGCGTCTCCTCGACGTCCTCCAGGAGACGCTGCAGCACTCCGTCGCGGGCGAGCTCGCCGACGTCGGCTACGCCGCCCGCTCGCAGCGCCTCGACCGGGCGTCCGCGGCCGGCCGCCCGACGCTGGACGACGTGCTCGCGATGTCGCAGTCCAAGACCGGTGCGTACACGGTGCGGCTCCCGATGCTGTGGGCCCTGCTCGTCGCCGGCGTCGAGCCCCCCGCCGAGCTCGAGGACTTCTGCCAGGCGCTCGGTCTCGCCTTCCAGCTCCAGGACGACCTGCTCGGGCTGTTCGGCGACCCCGCGCTCGTCGGCAAGGACCCCGTCAGCGACCTGCGCGAGGGCAAGTTCACCGCCGTGATGGCCTACGCGAGCCTGAGCGAGCAGTGGGCCGAGATCGAGCCCGACCTCGGCCGCGAGGACCTGGGCCTCGACGACGGCGTCCGCATCCTCGCGCTGCTGGAGGCCTCCGGCGCGCGCACGGCCGTCGAGCGGGACCTCGCCGACGCGCTGGCCCGCGCCCACGGCCTCGCCGCCGACTCCGGCCGGCTCGCCGGCGTGCTCGACGCGATCGTGCTCGCCCTGACGGAACGGCGCTCGTGA
- a CDS encoding LysE/ArgO family amino acid transporter yields MIPTLFAGLVFGLGLIVAIGAQNAFVLRQGLRREHVLLVVAICAVSDLLLICLGTAGVGAVIASNRTLLTVVTLAGVAVLLWYGFTAARRAIRPEALVAEGAEAPRVPATKVALTALALTWLNPHVYLDTVVLLGSVSASYASPWAFAAGAGVASLLWFSTLGFGARLLRPVFARPTAWRVFDVAVALVMVGIAVSLLLSLRGGH; encoded by the coding sequence GTGATCCCCACCCTGTTCGCCGGACTCGTCTTCGGCCTCGGACTCATCGTCGCCATCGGTGCCCAGAACGCGTTCGTGCTCCGACAGGGGCTGCGCCGCGAGCACGTGCTCCTCGTCGTCGCGATCTGCGCCGTCTCGGACCTGCTGCTCATCTGCCTCGGCACGGCGGGCGTCGGCGCCGTGATCGCGAGCAACCGGACGCTGCTCACGGTCGTGACGCTCGCCGGCGTCGCCGTGCTGCTCTGGTACGGGTTCACGGCCGCGCGGCGCGCGATCAGACCCGAGGCGCTGGTGGCCGAGGGCGCCGAGGCGCCGCGCGTCCCCGCGACGAAGGTGGCGCTCACCGCGCTCGCGCTGACCTGGCTCAACCCGCACGTCTACCTCGACACGGTCGTGCTGCTCGGCTCCGTGTCAGCCAGCTACGCCTCGCCGTGGGCGTTCGCCGCGGGGGCCGGCGTCGCCAGCCTGCTGTGGTTCAGCACCCTCGGCTTCGGCGCCCGTCTGCTGCGGCCGGTGTTCGCCCGCCCGACGGCGTGGCGCGTGTTCGACGTCGCCGTCGCCCTCGTGATGGTCGGGATCGCGGTGAGCCTGCTGCTGAGCCTGCGCGGCGGGCACTGA
- a CDS encoding LysR family transcriptional regulator ArgP produces the protein MDWDLPQLRALAAAVEAGSLDAAARALHLTPSAVSQRLKALEQQVGAVLLQRTRPVRPTEAGVAVLRLAREIEALTADAQRTLSPAPDGGPAWPRVRLAVNADSLATWVLPALAPLAADVLIEFLREDQDRTADLLRDGTAMGALTSQAAPVQGCTVEALGTMRYHPLASAAFVRRWFPDGVTPAALAVAPMVVFDDADALQHEALRRRGVDGEPPFHVVPASAQFADAVRLGYGWGMLPELQVDAEAEGLVRLDPTGAWREDVPLFWQQWSLHTPSLDAVADALRTAARAHLR, from the coding sequence ATGGACTGGGACCTGCCTCAGCTGCGGGCGCTCGCCGCCGCCGTCGAGGCCGGCAGCCTCGACGCCGCCGCCCGCGCGCTGCACCTCACGCCGTCGGCCGTGAGCCAGCGCCTCAAGGCGCTCGAGCAGCAAGTCGGCGCCGTGCTGCTGCAGCGCACGCGGCCCGTGCGCCCGACGGAGGCGGGCGTCGCCGTCCTCCGCCTCGCGCGCGAGATCGAGGCGCTGACCGCCGACGCCCAGCGCACCCTCTCCCCCGCGCCCGACGGCGGCCCCGCCTGGCCGCGCGTGCGCCTCGCCGTCAACGCCGACTCGCTCGCCACGTGGGTGCTGCCCGCGCTCGCACCCCTCGCCGCCGACGTCCTGATCGAGTTCCTCCGCGAGGACCAGGACCGCACGGCCGACCTGCTGCGCGACGGCACGGCGATGGGGGCGCTGACCAGCCAGGCCGCGCCCGTGCAGGGCTGCACCGTGGAGGCGCTCGGCACCATGCGCTACCACCCGCTCGCCTCGGCGGCCTTCGTGCGGCGGTGGTTCCCCGACGGCGTGACCCCCGCTGCGCTCGCCGTCGCCCCGATGGTGGTGTTCGACGACGCGGACGCCCTCCAGCACGAGGCGCTCCGACGCCGCGGGGTCGACGGCGAGCCGCCGTTCCACGTCGTGCCCGCCTCCGCGCAGTTCGCCGACGCCGTCCGGCTCGGGTACGGCTGGGGCATGCTCCCGGAGCTGCAGGTCGACGCCGAGGCCGAGGGCCTGGTCAGGCTCGACCCGACCGGCGCGTGGCGCGAGGACGTGCCGTTGTTCTGGCAGCAGTGGTCGCTGCACACGCCGAGCCTCGACGCCGTCGCCGACGCCCTGCGCACCGCGGCGCGGGCGCACCTGCGCTGA
- a CDS encoding alpha-N-arabinofuranosidase translates to MTHARLVVDPAFVVGPVRRRTFGSFVEHLGRSVYTGIHDPGHPTADADGFRGDVIELVRELGVSTVRYPGGNFVSGYKWEDGVGPQGERPTRLDLAWHSSEPNTVGLDEFVRWARKADVEPMMAVNLGTRGVAEAIELLEYSNVDGGTQLSEQRRANGSDSPHAISLWCLGNEMDGPWQTGHKTAAEYGRLAAETARAMRQIDPDLELVACGSSASDMPTFGAWEHEVLTETYELVDLISAHIYFAEHDGDLASFLAAGVRMDSFIDSIVATADAVRAAGKHSKRIHISLDEWNVWYQDRAESRPPSGTDWPVAPVLLEDRYTVADAVVVGGLLISLLRHTDRVHAASLAQLVNVIAPIMTEPGGRIWKQTTFHPFAQASALARGVVLHTALEVPTYESARYGTAGFVDSVATWDAESGDLVVFAVNRGIEDAAELAVDLRIEGLELVEATSYAHDDPYWAATVDDDTTVLPRANVTAALDGARVTVTLPPVSWNVLRLRRVV, encoded by the coding sequence GTGACCCACGCACGCCTCGTCGTCGACCCGGCCTTCGTCGTCGGCCCCGTCCGTCGCCGCACCTTCGGCTCGTTCGTCGAGCACCTCGGTCGGTCGGTCTACACCGGCATCCACGACCCCGGCCACCCGACCGCCGACGCCGACGGCTTCCGCGGCGACGTCATCGAGCTCGTGCGGGAGCTCGGCGTCTCGACCGTGCGCTACCCGGGCGGCAACTTCGTCTCGGGCTACAAGTGGGAGGACGGCGTCGGGCCGCAGGGGGAGCGGCCGACGCGGCTCGACCTCGCGTGGCACTCCAGCGAGCCCAACACGGTCGGTCTCGACGAGTTCGTGCGCTGGGCACGCAAGGCCGATGTCGAGCCGATGATGGCGGTCAACCTCGGCACGCGCGGGGTCGCGGAGGCGATCGAGCTGCTGGAGTACAGCAACGTCGACGGCGGCACGCAGCTCTCGGAGCAGCGGCGCGCCAACGGCAGCGACTCGCCGCACGCGATCTCGCTGTGGTGCCTCGGCAACGAGATGGACGGGCCGTGGCAGACCGGCCACAAGACGGCGGCCGAGTACGGGCGCCTCGCCGCCGAGACGGCGCGCGCGATGCGCCAGATCGACCCCGACCTCGAGCTGGTCGCGTGCGGGTCCTCGGCCTCGGACATGCCGACGTTCGGCGCCTGGGAGCACGAGGTGCTGACGGAGACCTATGAGCTCGTCGACCTCATCTCCGCGCACATCTACTTCGCGGAGCACGACGGCGACCTGGCCTCGTTCCTCGCGGCCGGCGTCCGGATGGACTCCTTCATCGACTCGATCGTGGCGACGGCGGACGCCGTGCGTGCCGCCGGCAAGCACTCCAAGCGCATCCACATCTCGCTCGACGAGTGGAACGTCTGGTACCAGGACCGCGCGGAGTCGCGTCCGCCGTCGGGCACGGACTGGCCGGTGGCCCCGGTGCTGCTCGAGGACCGCTACACGGTGGCCGACGCCGTCGTGGTCGGCGGGCTGCTCATCTCCCTGCTGCGCCACACGGACCGCGTGCACGCCGCGTCGCTCGCGCAGCTCGTCAACGTCATCGCGCCGATCATGACCGAGCCGGGTGGGCGGATCTGGAAGCAGACGACGTTCCACCCGTTCGCGCAGGCGTCGGCGCTGGCCAGGGGCGTCGTGCTGCACACCGCGCTGGAGGTGCCGACGTACGAGAGTGCGCGCTACGGCACCGCCGGGTTCGTCGACTCGGTCGCGACGTGGGACGCCGAGAGCGGCGACCTCGTGGTGTTCGCCGTGAACCGCGGGATCGAGGACGCGGCCGAGCTCGCCGTCGATCTCCGGATCGAGGGCCTGGAGCTCGTCGAGGCGACGTCGTACGCGCACGACGACCCGTACTGGGCGGCGACGGTCGACGACGACACCACCGTCCTCCCGCGCGCGAACGTGACCGCGGCGCTCGACGGCGCGCGGGTGACCGTGACGCTGCCGCCGGTGTCGTGGAACGTGCTGCGGCTGCGCCGCGTGGTGTGA